In the genome of Falsirhodobacter halotolerans, the window CCTTTTCGAACGCGGCGTTGCGATATACCAGATGCGCGGGAATGCGGCCCGCGCGCACGATTTCGCCGCGCCCATAGACATCGACCAGAAAGGCGTTCAGCGCGCGGGCGCGCTGCTTGATCCCGCGTTCCAGCCGCGCCCATTCGGCGGCGGCAAAGACGCGGGGGAACATGTCGAAGGGGATCAGCCGATCGGGATCGCCGCCTTCGCCATAGACCGCAAAGGTGATGCCGATGCGGCGGAACAGCGCCTCGGCCTCGGCCTGTTTCATGTGCCGCAATTCGGACGGCATGGCGCGGGTCCAGCCATCCAGACCGACATAAGGCGCGCGCACCTGACCCCGGTCGAACATCTCGTTGAAATAGGCCGTCACTGTCCGCGAACCCCTGCTGGTATCACCAATATCTGGCTTGGTGTTCCCCGAAGTCTAACAGTGGATTGCGCCTTGGCACGGATTATTTCACCACGCATGGCGCAAGAACCGGTCCTGACCTTCACCGACCGCGGCATCTATTGTCCCGCGGGTGATTTTTTCATCGATCCGTGGCGTCCGGTGGACCGCGCGCTTATCACGCACGGCCATTCGGACCATGCGCGGGGCGGGCACAACCGCTATCTCGCGACGGATGTGGCGATGCCGGTGATGCGCCACCGTCTGGGCGCGATCCGGGGGGACACGGTGACCTTCGGCGAGGTGCGCCGCATCGGCGATGCCGAGGTCTCGTTCCATCCGGCGGGGCACCTTCCCGGCTCGGCACAGATCCGGGTTGAGGTGGGGGGCGAGGTCTGGGTCGTGTCGGGCGATTACAAAACCGAACCCGACGGGCTGTGCGAGACGTTCACCCCCGTGCGCTGCCACGCCTTCATCAGCGAATGCACCTTTGGCCTTCCGGTGTTCAACTGGCGGCCGCAGGCGGAGATCATGGCCGACGTGAACCGCTGGTGGGCGGCGAACGCGGCCCAAGGGCGGACCTCGATCATCGGGGCCTATTCGCTGGGCAAGGCGCAGCGCA includes:
- a CDS encoding ligase-associated DNA damage response exonuclease: MAQEPVLTFTDRGIYCPAGDFFIDPWRPVDRALITHGHSDHARGGHNRYLATDVAMPVMRHRLGAIRGDTVTFGEVRRIGDAEVSFHPAGHLPGSAQIRVEVGGEVWVVSGDYKTEPDGLCETFTPVRCHAFISECTFGLPVFNWRPQAEIMADVNRWWAANAAQGRTSIIGAYSLGKAQRILANVDANIGPILTHGAVEATNRVLRDQGLALPDTVWAGPEVTGATHPGALVVAPPSALNTPWAGRFKGAAQAFASGWMALRGVRRRRGLSQGFVLSDHADWTGLNEAIRATGAERVFVTHGYVQPMRRWLEEQGYDAGIVETQYEGDETETEDDVELLE